The genomic stretch TTCCTTTGCATAGCACACAACCAACCAGGCAGCAGAAATGACTAAGGAGTAGGATGAGACCTGAGTTGTCTGTATAAAAAGGAGATGATAAACATTCAGATCAGAGAATCCTACAAGAGGAAGAACATAGCACAGACCACCAGGGATTAGAAAGTGGCCACCAATACAGAGGGCAGAGAGCAGTGAAACAAAAATGGCAAAGTGGCAGAGTGGCAAGATGTCATCATCATGGTCTAAACAAAGCTTATCATAAGGCCCACTGAGAGATCCCCCCTCAGTGTGGATGGCTGACCAGCCTTCTCTGATAGTAAGAGTGACATTTCTCaagattttgttatatttatttgacCTAAATATGTATTCCCTTCTGCTGTacatagtatgtatatatttgagcatttacttcTAAATAGAAGAATTCATACAGGCAAATATAAACTGGAttgaatttctctttacctgaaaaactcagcaccaagagatacataaaaacataaaaactttaaTCATCATAGTCTTTTTAAAAGCCCTGTAGCTTTCAGCAGACTGCTCTCTCAGATGAAAGCAATGTTTCTTTGCGGAAATATCTAATTGACTCCAAGTGACTTGCTAATTTTGACTGTGATATAAAGCCAAAGTTTGGCCTGGAATTAGCAATGGGTTGTTAAGAAAGCTTTTACCAGGTAAAGATTTGCATATCTTTCAAAgaagtttgtctcttttattgccCCTTCTAATAGTAATCTGTCTGCAAAAATCCTGTTCTCTTATCAGTGGTCCGCAACCTGCTgctcgcaagccacatgtggctctttccacttttaatttggctcttctgtgtgccggggggggggggggggcgctttaggagtcaggactctgctcctagactctgctcctagcttctgtcagtgcgcgccctgtgtggttctcaaaataaattttaatcgtggttttggcgagatttggatcagttgaaaaaaaaggttgacgACCACTGTTTAGGTGAAAAGGAACCTTCAGAAGTTAACCTGGCATCTTGTTAATCCTTTAATTTATACCTAGGGCCTGGCCATGAGGAAAACTTTGACATGTTAAAATTTACCCTCTTTTGATGCCGGGGAAGCCTCTGGGATTTAATTGAAATATATCTATTCATCaggtgaattgttttgaagatcaacTGTGCATACTAATAAAGTTTCTGTAAACAAGATAGATAAGttttactttgcaaagaaacaaatgtgagctcCTTTTTGTACATACCATTTAAAACTATGACGGGCAAAAATCCTGCATATAGAACCCATGTATGTTGAATATACGAGAGCCCTAGTTCTCCTGAACAACTGTATGGCTCCTGTCATTCATCATTTCCTGATTTCTGTGTACACACTTTCCTGAGGAAATATTTCCTGACCAAATATTAGCATGTGGGTGATACCTTGAACTCCAGCAAATCACCACCCACAAATCCTCTTTGTTCTCTGAAATATCTTgctggccagaatgatagtacagcacgATCCACAGAGAATTCAATCCCAGGAGTGATtgtggagtgcagagccaggagtaagtatttCAACATGGTTGGATGTGACCCCAATCCACCCATCCAccataaaaaaattattctgcacatctatatttccataacatatattatttcaatatacattaaaattaattataaataactctTTTTAAATTATGCCAACATTCTGACTCAGTGCACGCTGGTACTTTCACCAAACTGGATTACTTAGGAGCAATGTAACTCATTCTCTACAGATACATTTTGTTTCTTAAGTAaaactattttgtaaaataaCTTCTGTATATTCTTTATTCCTCTGACTTGAGATTCAGTTGTGTGTCACATAAATCTAAGCCTGGATCAAGGCATATCTGTTCCAATTCAGCCATATTTTCACATCTTAGTAAAACACAACAATAGGTATGATAGATTTGGTTGATCAAATGAGTATGATTTCAGCACGTCCATATTCAATGCACAGGCTTTCATTTCCAAATGAAATTTGGGAATTCTTCTATGCCcaagtatttatttcataaatgaaACATCTGAATCATTGAAGAATGAATGAGATTTACTATTAAGTAACTTTTCCAGTAAAGCAGGGCCCTCATCTGTGGgtagaaatcatttttttttattattaaacattGTTATTTTGACTAACGTggactacaaatctttcacagtaatatttcaggtacatggtgacattgaatcaggcgcattcccaccaccaaagttgtcctccctccacccctgttcccagcatgcatcctatatcgcCCCTCTTTCACTCAAGGCAAATCTCAGTAAAACGTGGTCCTCATCTGTGGTACTTGTCTGTATTTGGATATTAAAAGTCTTTATCATCATACTTTCAAAGATATTCAGTATCTACTAAAACTTAGCATTGCTTTAGATTCtggaaaaaaagtagagagagcaGAGCCAATTTCTTCTCTAGCAATATATGAGTCAAATTCCCTGAACAAAATATGAGAAGACTctgctctttcctttctttttgggaAACTCAGGACTTTCACCAATATGGAAATGAGCTTTCAGAGGATCACAAACAAACCTTCACCAACACTAAAATAAGCTCTCAGAGGCCCAGAAAAGGAGGCCTTAGGGAAGGTAAAGAGGTGGGAGTCATGTGCAAAGGCATAAAATGATACCAATCCATACTCATAGTTTAGGAAAACCCTCAGAAATTCAATCTTCTTTTCAATGTCAAGGGGAGTTGGGGGCGATGTAAGGGCTTCATAGCGACTCTCTTTGCAACATCTAATGGCCCAGAATCCAGACGCAGGCTCTTGTGTGTCATTGTCCCTTGGCACATTTTCCAGACAAACTTCCACATCCCATTCAGGCCCATTTATTACAAACACATAAAAGAAATGGCTTCCTGAGGAGAATATCTGATGTCCTAGGACGCAGGGTAAGTCTCTAAACCTTGCAGgagtatatttcttctttttctgttatCTCCAAGTCACCTTTGTTTGCTTCATACTCACACATAGGTCTTTGTGAGCTGTCTCTGAATCCAGAGTAATggaaactgaaaaaattaaaaaacagccaAGATATTTTAAAGCAAGAGAAAACCAAAAGACACATTTATTCATGCTTTGTACACAATACATTCTCTCAAACAAGTTGGTTTCTGTTGCATTGTTATGTTTTCTCTAAATCAGTTGAAAAGAGTAAAATGAAAATCCTATCTGTCACAAGGAATGGGGAGGATTGAAGAGCTAAGATAGGCTAGGTGCTTGGTAAGATTGTTGTTGACTTCTAAAAAATCTGACAATAATTGTAATGTAGATCATTACATCATTACTATCATTACTATCATCTTATTTGACACCATTTTTATCTGTCTCACTGCTATTAAAAAAAGATGAGATGAACTTATTGAACGTGTTTACTTACTCTCTTCTCCAAAGCCCTTCTTCCAAGCAGGACATGATTAGCCATGAAATATTGGAGGAAAAATGAGCCACTctctttctcaaaaaaatattgACACAGTATAAGGATAGAAAATACAGCTAATTCTATAGCTGATTATTGAAGACACAGGATATTATCAGAGCCTAGGACACACAGATACTCACACATTTTAATAATAAGCTTTCTCCAGAGGTAGAGGAGGTCATGggaaacattgatggagggaaaagTAACTCTGGTGAAGGGTATATATTCAGCGatggaaatccaactatgaacatttttgtaagcatggtgcttaagaagctattattaaaaataaaaatcaatcgtCAAAAAATAGAATAAGCTCTCTCTGGTTTCTCAGTGTCCCTTAAGAATTACTAGTACATGAAGCACCAAGGACAAATAGACAAGAAAATGTTGAGATGTCATAATTGTCATCATACATCAGcacaataaaacaagaaaataagttgacctagtagaaataataaacaccCCACTATCTGCCCaggaaacaaaagtaaaaagtgTTACCtaatattcctttatttatttagagtAATTTTATCTCACATACCTTTATAGGTCTCCAATGTTTCTCTCAGTTTAGAGAAACACCCAGGAAAATTGTGCATGATGTCAACATCCAAGGAGACATTCTCTGGTTCATGTAGCTTTAGAGCAGAAATCCTGAATAAGCAGAGTCCAAAAAATTCATCAGTATGACATTCCACATAGATTCCATAGAGCTACTCTCCTTCCTTGCCCCCAATTCAAAGAGCACTTACTTAATTCCAGGTGTCTCTAACACCCTAGAcagcaagaaagaaagatgttGGTGGGAAACATTAGCAATTCAATGGAGTAAATACAAATGGTTCCAGTCCTATGTAGTGATGAATTCTCAGGAAATTGTTTGCATTCCAGTTTCCTAGCAGggtattctttgttgttgttgcttggttattattatattattattatatattgccACAttcgatgacactcagggattactcctggctatgtgctcagaaatcactcctggcttgggggtcaggatgggatgttgggaatcaaacccaggtcctcctGGACAGCCTcttggaaggcaaaagccctactactgtgctatcgcaccGGCaccaaatttttgttgttattttggccTAGTTGGGCATTCTTTAACCTTTCACACAGGAGAACTGACACTTGTCTGCACACCATTCCACTTACCACCACTACAGTACACCATTGATGTTCAATATTTCTACACTGTAAGATGGATGCCTGGATCTAGTCCTACAGTCCAGCATCAGCCAGAGCTATACTGGGGCCTGCCCTTTAAGTAAGACTCTAACTAGGATTGGCTGTCTGAGTTTATAacacctccctacccccctacacagGCAAGAAGAGTTGGGTGGGGGTTGGTTGTTGGTGGTAGAGTCTTGTTGGCAGTAGGATGCAGTTGAAAGAGTAAGTAGATTGAACTGTTTCTACCCCTGCCTATGGTTTTTCTTCCAGATTTGGATGGACCTTTGGTTACTTTCAGCTATAATCTTTTACTTTACATCAAATCcctgttccttttacctggctCTCAATCTCACCTTACCCTGGTAATAGCAGTAGGTATTTCACAGAGGCAGAAAGGTTATGCGTTTTACCTCCATTCTTGATACAAATAGAGTAAGGAATTCTATGTATTTATCACAATGGGCTATATGCTAACATCAAGTTCAGGAACAATATCCACAATATGGAAGAGCAAAACACAGGAGTAAATTAGGGGGAAGTTTATCAATCATTGAACACCCCATTGTACCCCCCCCCACCAGCAAcctggaatatattttatttttcgtttgcctttggggggagggcacacctggtcaTGATCAGAGTTACTCCTcgttatgcactcaaaaatcgctcctgtcttgggggacaacatgggatgccgggggatcaaactgtggcccTTCCTAGGCTAGGGCGGGTAAGGCAATGCCTTATTGCTTACACCACTGATCCAGCCccatgtttgctttgtttttgggacacagctTGTGGTGCTCAtgatttattccttgctctgtgttcagaaattactgctgacaGGCTtgtagaccatatggaatgccagggatcaaacccgcatcAGTCAGATATGGACAAATGCTTTCTAGTTTGtcctattgttccagtcccacgGAACATATTTCAGGAGACAGTTTGACACCAGGTGTCTCTTCAGGTTACACAGAGCCTTAAAGATGGCAACAAACATTATTTTATGGCTCCTTAAAGCTACCATATCTTTTCTATACAAAGTTGTTTTATAGACTAGTGGAGGACTCCCTGTACATAGGAATGCAGAGCAAAAGAAGCAATACATTCGATTCACTCTGGTGTGTGATTCTTGGAGCAAGGCAGCAGGCCAATGCTTCCATATGCCTCAGCACTTCCACTCATATATGGCATCTTTGTCCATTACTCGAAGTGCACAGCCTCACCTGCAGTAAATCCTGGGCTGGGCCCTGACATTTTCTCTCGAGTTCCAGGATGTGGTTACTGAGTTTCTGGCTCTGCTTTTCCAGTTTGGCTTCACTGTCCTGCAATCTTTGCAGAACATCCTCTTTTACCTTCTTCAGTTGCCAAAGAcaagatttcttttcttcatgTCAGATCATGTTAAAATCTCTAAAGTCATACTTGATCTGAGTTTCTTTACGGAATGTTTCAATCTAGATTGAAGGAAACATATGCCCCAAATGGGTAAAATTCTTATTTCTGGAAGAACGAATAATCAAACATAGCAATTCATTGACTGAAAACTTAACAGAACTTCTAGAGGAGACAGGAAGATCTAACTATCACAGAGATTGGGTTTCTTTCAATGTTAATTAGTATCATTGTGATTTCACTGCCCATAATCACTGACATAAAGGATGAAGA from Suncus etruscus isolate mSunEtr1 chromosome 18, mSunEtr1.pri.cur, whole genome shotgun sequence encodes the following:
- the LOC125995854 gene encoding LOW QUALITY PROTEIN: E3 ubiquitin-protein ligase TRIM38-like (The sequence of the model RefSeq protein was modified relative to this genomic sequence to represent the inferred CDS: inserted 1 base in 1 codon; substituted 1 base at 1 genomic stop codon) produces the protein MASGTALQPLRKDITCSICLKLMTEPVNIDCGHSYCRSCILRILENPSLESAHSGIFHCPVCKAEFQQKSIXPMKQLENLINTIKXEEHGEQLHLFCEDDDQLICWRCEQSPQHKGHITVLVEDAGEEFKKVKEDVLQRLQDSEAKLEKQSQKLSNHILELERKCQGPAQDLLQALCNLKRHLVSNCLLKYVPISALKLHEPENVSLDVDIMHNFPGCFSKLRETLETYKGSHFFYVFVINGPEWDVEVCLENVPRDNDTQEPASGFWAIRCCKESRYEALTSPPTPLDIEKKIEFLRVFLNYEYGLVSFYAFAHDSHLFTFPKASFSGPLRAYFSVGEGLFVIL